In Saccharothrix violaceirubra, the following are encoded in one genomic region:
- a CDS encoding glycosyltransferase, with amino-acid sequence MTEQSPVDPKHQGTADSASARDGAGLDPKKVLQRVILPRDEDPLDVRPLYLDEPENVHSHVSSRRSVTVPASAKVSFASYFNAFPASYWKRWTVVDEVVLRLRVRGAGRLDVYRSKPNGDIVHLDGRPVRGDKSAWASVEFRVSLKPFEDGGWIWFDVFTDESTLEIGEAAWTTDLDLPTQQVAIGMTTMRPVDAVIALRALGEDSAVLDVVQKVFVADQGAVKVRDTEGYAEAVRLLGDKLEVIEQDNLGGSGGFTRGLYEAIEHTDVDQIMLMDDDIRLEPDAVLRSNAFARACAQPVIVGSHMLNLQARARLHSMGEVVDLGTCYWRAAPGALTDHDFAAESLRETEELHLRINSTYNGWWMCLFPREVVQRTGYPLPLFIKWDDAEYSLRALENGYPTVSLPGSAVWHMPWTDKNDATDWQAYFHTRNRLVLAALHSPYDVRSTLLKQGLKLSLRHLLSMEYSTVAVQQKAIEDFLAGPTKLFDSLRTALPEIQALRKQYTDAQVLPSAREFPPPTFDMVRAESMLKPPTNPATIAAEAAKALVHNLREPDSSTTERPQINVPATNARWFLLGNLDSATVSNADGSGVAFRKRDPKEFRALMKRAVRNYRRLGQEWPRLKQVYRDALPELTSVESWRKVFEND; translated from the coding sequence GTGACCGAGCAGAGCCCCGTCGACCCGAAGCACCAGGGCACCGCCGATTCCGCTTCGGCTCGTGACGGTGCGGGTCTCGACCCGAAGAAGGTGCTCCAGCGGGTCATCCTGCCGCGCGACGAGGACCCGCTCGACGTCCGCCCGCTGTACCTGGACGAGCCGGAGAACGTGCACTCGCACGTGTCGTCCCGCCGCTCGGTCACGGTGCCCGCGTCGGCCAAGGTGTCCTTCGCGTCCTACTTCAACGCGTTCCCGGCCAGCTACTGGAAGCGTTGGACCGTCGTCGACGAGGTCGTGCTGCGCCTGCGGGTGCGCGGCGCCGGCCGGCTCGACGTGTACCGCTCCAAGCCCAACGGCGACATCGTCCACCTCGACGGCCGCCCGGTGCGCGGCGACAAGTCCGCGTGGGCGTCGGTCGAGTTCCGGGTCAGCCTGAAGCCGTTCGAGGACGGCGGCTGGATCTGGTTCGACGTGTTCACCGACGAGTCCACGCTGGAGATCGGCGAGGCCGCCTGGACCACCGACCTCGACCTGCCCACGCAGCAGGTCGCCATCGGCATGACCACCATGCGCCCGGTCGACGCCGTGATCGCGTTGCGTGCGCTGGGCGAGGACTCGGCCGTGCTCGACGTGGTGCAGAAGGTGTTCGTCGCCGACCAGGGTGCGGTCAAGGTCCGCGACACCGAGGGCTACGCCGAGGCCGTGCGCCTGCTGGGCGACAAGCTCGAGGTCATCGAGCAGGACAACCTCGGCGGTTCCGGTGGTTTCACCCGGGGCCTGTACGAGGCGATCGAGCACACCGACGTCGACCAGATCATGCTCATGGACGACGACATCCGCCTGGAGCCGGACGCGGTGCTGCGCTCCAACGCGTTCGCCCGCGCGTGCGCCCAGCCGGTGATCGTCGGCAGCCACATGCTCAACCTCCAGGCCCGCGCCCGCCTGCACAGCATGGGCGAGGTCGTGGACCTGGGCACGTGCTACTGGCGGGCCGCGCCGGGCGCGCTGACCGACCACGACTTCGCCGCGGAGTCGTTGCGCGAGACCGAGGAACTGCACCTGCGCATCAACTCCACCTACAACGGCTGGTGGATGTGCCTGTTCCCGCGCGAGGTCGTGCAGCGCACCGGCTACCCGCTGCCGCTGTTCATCAAGTGGGACGACGCCGAGTACTCGCTGCGGGCGCTGGAGAACGGCTACCCGACGGTGTCGCTGCCCGGCTCGGCCGTGTGGCACATGCCGTGGACGGACAAGAACGACGCCACCGACTGGCAGGCGTACTTCCACACCCGCAACCGGCTGGTGCTGGCCGCGTTGCACAGCCCGTACGACGTGCGGTCGACCCTGCTCAAGCAGGGCCTGAAGCTGTCGCTGCGGCACCTGCTGTCGATGGAGTACTCGACGGTCGCCGTGCAGCAGAAGGCGATCGAGGACTTCCTGGCCGGCCCGACGAAGCTGTTCGACTCGCTGCGCACGGCGTTGCCGGAGATCCAGGCGCTGCGCAAGCAGTACACGGACGCGCAGGTGCTGCCGTCGGCCCGTGAGTTCCCGCCGCCCACGTTCGACATGGTGCGCGCCGAGTCCATGCTGAAGCCGCCGACGAACCCGGCCACGATCGCGGCCGAGGCGGCGAAGGCGTTGGTGCACAACCTGCGCGAGCCGGACTCGTCGACCACCGAACGCCCGCAGATCAACGTGCCGGCGACGAACGCCCGCTGGTTCCTGCTCGGCAACCTGGACTCGGCGACCGTGTCCAACGCCGACGGCAGCGGCGTGGCGTTCCGCAAGCGCGACCCGAAGGAGTTCCGCGCCCTGATGAAGCGCGCGGTCCGCAACTACCGCCGGCTGGGCCAGGAGTGGCCCCGCCTCAAGCAGGTGTACCGGGACGCGTTGCCGGAGCTGACCTCCGTCGAGTCGTGGCGGAAGGTCTTCGAGAACGACTGA
- the glf gene encoding UDP-galactopyranose mutase: MSFAGYDLIVVGSGFYGLTVAERAASQLDKKVLVVERREHIGGNAYSEAEPETGIEVHRYGAHLFHTSNKRVWDYVNQFTAFTGYQHRVFAMHDGVAYQFPMGLGLITQFVGKYLSPEQARAWVAEHAAEVDAADVQNLEDKAISLIGRPLYEAFVRDYTAKQWQTDPKNLPAAVISRLPVRYTFDNRYFNDTYEGLPVDGYTAWLERMADHPNIEVRLDTDFFDVRAEIPHGTPVVYTGPVDRYFDYSEGWLGWRTLDFEQEVLPIGDFQGTPVMNYNDADVPYTRIHEFRHFHPEREYPADKTVIVREFSRFAEKDDEPYYPINTAEDRAKLERYRELAKREAAERNVLFGGRLGTYKYLDMHMAIGAALSAFDNKIAPHLTTGASLDGSLD, encoded by the coding sequence GTGAGCTTCGCAGGGTATGACCTGATCGTGGTCGGTTCCGGTTTCTACGGGTTGACCGTCGCCGAGCGCGCCGCCAGTCAGCTTGACAAGAAGGTGCTCGTCGTCGAGCGCCGCGAACACATCGGCGGCAACGCCTACTCCGAGGCCGAACCGGAGACGGGGATCGAGGTGCACCGCTACGGCGCGCACCTGTTCCACACGTCCAACAAGCGGGTCTGGGACTACGTCAACCAGTTCACCGCGTTCACCGGCTACCAGCACCGGGTCTTCGCCATGCACGACGGCGTGGCCTACCAGTTCCCCATGGGTCTGGGCCTGATCACGCAGTTCGTCGGCAAGTACCTGTCGCCGGAGCAGGCCCGCGCGTGGGTGGCCGAGCACGCCGCCGAGGTCGACGCCGCCGACGTGCAGAACCTCGAGGACAAGGCGATCTCGCTCATCGGCCGCCCGCTCTACGAGGCGTTCGTGCGGGACTACACCGCCAAGCAGTGGCAGACCGACCCGAAGAACCTGCCCGCCGCCGTGATCAGCCGGCTGCCGGTGCGCTACACCTTCGACAACCGGTACTTCAACGACACCTACGAGGGTCTCCCCGTCGACGGCTACACCGCGTGGCTCGAGCGCATGGCGGACCACCCGAACATCGAGGTGCGGCTGGACACCGACTTCTTCGACGTCCGGGCCGAGATCCCGCACGGCACCCCGGTCGTCTACACCGGTCCTGTCGACCGGTACTTCGACTACTCCGAGGGCTGGCTGGGCTGGCGCACGCTCGACTTCGAGCAGGAAGTGCTGCCCATCGGCGACTTCCAGGGCACGCCGGTCATGAACTACAACGACGCGGACGTCCCGTACACCCGCATCCACGAGTTCCGGCACTTCCACCCGGAGCGGGAGTACCCGGCCGACAAGACGGTCATCGTCCGCGAGTTCTCCCGGTTCGCGGAGAAGGACGACGAGCCGTACTACCCGATCAACACCGCCGAGGACCGGGCCAAGCTGGAGCGGTACCGCGAGCTGGCCAAGCGCGAGGCGGCCGAGCGCAACGTGCTGTTCGGCGGCCGGCTGGGCACCTACAAGTACCTGGACATGCACATGGCCATCGGTGCGGCGCTCAGCGCGTTCGACAACAAGATCGCCCCGCACCTCACCACCGGTGCGTCGCTCGACGGCAGCCTGGACTAG
- a CDS encoding DUF6541 family protein — MAEASPLLTAGTIAVYLAVLFVPGGLVALAAGLRGWLLAAVAPVFTYLIAGLAGPWLSKIGIRFDVLTFVVSTVVIALLFLAARLVAVRLRGRGEPDTSPWAPGGHAAVVLAVVVGAGVGIFVLLKAMDFDLGVVPQDWDAGYHANGIRYIADTGDGSLYGTGKVNWYDVPTGVFYPNAYHLVGALVFKLTGATVPAVVNAHMALLPGLLVFELAAMVRHFRGRAVTAVFTALVAAASTSATYDNLWRGPLLTFTLGLALMPVLVVVVDRYLRRPGLDTGAAFAGVAIGMLCVHSSNLFGGVLFVIPFLVQRWWRAPRVMLRDILWTVPPGLAAVLVTLPHLLGAASIKGTIAIVDWPSTFPVSQSVGSLLTFQHIIDRPQYWLALPLWVGLAFAWRLGNQRWLLGAAALFGAVWVLTASYAQPWVARVTSPWWNDQYRLIALACVPLIVVAGHGFAVLHDRLAGLARDASGRPPVRAASVAVVAAAFIGLSGMYVTLNAGQVARGYGNAPGQDKNDAVVSTGEVLAFHELAKVVQPGERVLNDRNDGTLWMYAIAGVQPIAGHYDGSLESPAIAMLEQHFVEYDENAAVRAAVKRLNVRYVILGQGFVRGWNERAGGLRGLEGKPFLTKIYENDNAVVYRLVPPPGEVVAGG, encoded by the coding sequence GTGGCCGAAGCCAGCCCCCTTCTGACCGCAGGAACGATCGCGGTCTACCTCGCCGTGCTGTTCGTACCGGGTGGTCTCGTCGCACTGGCCGCAGGATTGCGCGGCTGGCTGCTCGCGGCCGTCGCACCGGTCTTCACCTACCTGATAGCGGGCCTGGCCGGTCCGTGGTTGTCGAAGATCGGCATCCGGTTCGACGTGCTCACGTTCGTCGTCTCGACCGTCGTCATCGCCCTGCTGTTCCTGGCCGCACGGTTGGTCGCCGTCCGGCTGCGCGGCAGGGGGGAACCCGACACCTCGCCGTGGGCGCCCGGCGGGCACGCGGCCGTGGTGCTCGCGGTGGTGGTCGGCGCGGGCGTGGGCATCTTCGTCCTGCTCAAGGCCATGGACTTCGACCTGGGCGTGGTGCCGCAGGACTGGGACGCCGGGTACCACGCCAACGGCATCCGCTACATCGCCGACACCGGCGATGGCAGCCTGTACGGCACCGGCAAGGTCAACTGGTACGACGTGCCGACCGGGGTGTTCTACCCCAACGCCTACCACCTGGTCGGCGCGCTGGTGTTCAAGCTGACCGGCGCGACCGTGCCCGCCGTCGTCAACGCGCACATGGCGCTGCTGCCCGGCCTGCTGGTGTTCGAACTGGCCGCGATGGTCCGCCACTTCCGCGGCCGGGCGGTGACCGCGGTGTTCACCGCACTGGTCGCCGCCGCGTCGACCAGTGCCACCTACGACAACCTGTGGCGCGGGCCGCTGCTGACCTTCACCCTGGGCCTCGCGCTGATGCCGGTGCTGGTCGTGGTGGTGGACCGCTACCTGCGCCGGCCCGGACTGGACACCGGTGCGGCCTTCGCGGGCGTCGCGATCGGCATGCTGTGCGTGCACTCCAGCAACCTGTTCGGCGGGGTGCTCTTCGTGATCCCGTTCCTGGTGCAGCGCTGGTGGCGTGCGCCGCGCGTCATGCTGCGCGACATCCTGTGGACCGTGCCGCCCGGCTTGGCCGCCGTCCTGGTGACGCTGCCGCACCTGCTCGGCGCCGCCAGCATCAAGGGCACGATCGCCATCGTGGACTGGCCGTCGACGTTCCCGGTCTCCCAGTCGGTCGGCTCGCTGCTGACGTTCCAGCACATCATCGACCGGCCCCAGTACTGGCTGGCGCTGCCGCTGTGGGTGGGTCTCGCGTTCGCGTGGCGACTGGGCAACCAGCGCTGGCTGCTCGGTGCGGCGGCGCTGTTCGGCGCGGTGTGGGTGCTGACGGCGTCCTACGCGCAGCCGTGGGTGGCCCGTGTGACCAGCCCGTGGTGGAACGACCAGTACCGGCTGATCGCGTTGGCCTGCGTGCCGTTGATCGTGGTGGCCGGGCACGGGTTCGCGGTGCTGCACGACCGCCTGGCGGGACTGGCACGCGACGCGTCCGGTCGACCGCCGGTGCGCGCGGCGTCGGTGGCCGTGGTGGCCGCGGCGTTCATCGGGCTCAGCGGCATGTACGTCACGCTCAACGCCGGGCAGGTCGCCCGGGGCTACGGCAACGCACCCGGTCAGGACAAGAACGACGCGGTGGTGTCGACCGGCGAGGTGCTCGCGTTCCACGAACTGGCCAAGGTCGTGCAACCCGGCGAACGGGTGCTGAACGACCGCAACGACGGCACGCTGTGGATGTACGCCATCGCCGGGGTGCAGCCGATCGCCGGGCACTACGACGGTTCGTTGGAGTCACCGGCCATCGCGATGCTGGAACAACATTTCGTCGAGTACGACGAAAACGCCGCGGTGCGGGCCGCGGTGAAGCGGTTGAACGTCCGGTACGTGATCCTCGGGCAAGGATTCGTGCGGGGCTGGAACGAACGCGCGGGCGGGTTGCGCGGCCTGGAAGGCAAGCCGTTCCTGACGAAGATCTACGAGAACGACAACGCAGTGGTCTACCGGCTGGTGCCCCCGCCCGGCGAGGTCGTCGCGGGCGGCTGA
- a CDS encoding LLM class flavin-dependent oxidoreductase yields the protein MRAGIVILPEDRWWAAEPKWRGAEEYGFSHAWTYDHLGWRSLVDRPWFSAVPVLTAAAAVTSTIRLGTYVATPNFRHPVPFARELLALDDISDGRFTLGVGAGGSGYDTHVLGGGGPLAPAARGKRFAEFVELLDRLLTVERTDFSGEYFSAVEARSTPGCVQRPRLPFLIAANGPKAMAVAARYGSSWVTTGPDTEDDDAWWAGIAESAARFDEIAAGRVPTRHLNLDSGPVFSLTSVERFRDCVGRATALGFTDVVCHWPRDEGVYAGRESVLEQVAADVLPELAAPRTGSPTHPES from the coding sequence GTGCGCGCAGGCATCGTGATCCTTCCGGAAGACCGTTGGTGGGCCGCTGAACCGAAGTGGCGTGGTGCGGAGGAGTACGGGTTCTCCCACGCCTGGACGTACGACCACCTCGGCTGGCGTTCCCTGGTGGACCGGCCGTGGTTCTCCGCGGTGCCGGTGCTGACCGCCGCCGCCGCGGTGACCTCCACGATCCGCCTGGGTACTTACGTGGCCACGCCCAACTTCCGCCACCCGGTGCCGTTCGCCCGGGAACTGCTCGCCCTGGACGACATCTCCGACGGTCGGTTCACGCTCGGCGTCGGCGCCGGCGGTTCGGGCTATGACACGCACGTCCTGGGCGGCGGGGGACCGTTGGCGCCGGCCGCGCGCGGCAAGCGGTTCGCGGAGTTCGTCGAGCTGCTCGACCGCCTGCTCACGGTCGAGCGCACGGACTTCTCCGGCGAGTACTTCAGCGCCGTGGAAGCCCGCAGCACGCCCGGCTGCGTCCAGCGCCCCCGACTGCCGTTCCTGATCGCGGCCAACGGCCCGAAGGCGATGGCCGTCGCCGCCCGGTACGGCTCGTCCTGGGTGACCACCGGCCCGGACACCGAGGACGACGACGCGTGGTGGGCCGGCATCGCCGAGTCGGCGGCGCGGTTCGACGAGATCGCGGCCGGCCGCGTGCCGACCCGGCACCTCAACCTCGACTCCGGCCCGGTCTTCTCGCTGACCAGCGTCGAGCGGTTCCGCGACTGCGTCGGCCGGGCGACGGCGCTCGGGTTCACCGACGTGGTCTGCCACTGGCCGCGCGACGAGGGCGTCTACGCGGGCCGCGAGTCCGTGCTGGAGCAGGTGGCCGCCGACGTCCTGCCCGAATTGGCGGCACCCCGCACCGGATCGCCCACGCACCCCGAGAGCTGA
- a CDS encoding HAD family hydrolase encodes MEKPRLIASDLDGTLLAVDGSVTGRTAAAVRRTRAAGLPFVLVTGRPLRWVREVCLAAGASPLVVCSNGTVLYDVLADGVVWRHELTPAMLADITSALDGLLPGSTFAAERVGRGVDPYLSEPEYPHTWSHDDHTTASRGEVLGHPAVKLLIRNPEMTSDLMAEAVTSLLGDSVVATYSTNSGLVEISPQGVTKATGLAEVAEREGVDAADVVAFGDMPNDVPMLHWAGHGVAVANAHPEVLAVADEVTDAHSADGVAQVVERWF; translated from the coding sequence GTGGAGAAACCTCGCCTCATCGCCTCCGACCTGGACGGCACGCTGCTCGCGGTCGACGGTTCGGTGACCGGGCGCACAGCCGCCGCGGTGCGCCGGACCCGGGCGGCCGGACTGCCTTTCGTGCTGGTCACGGGACGTCCGTTGCGTTGGGTCCGCGAGGTTTGCCTGGCCGCGGGCGCGTCGCCGCTCGTGGTGTGCTCCAACGGCACCGTGCTCTACGACGTGCTCGCCGACGGAGTGGTGTGGCGGCACGAGCTGACGCCCGCGATGTTGGCGGACATCACATCCGCGCTCGACGGGCTGTTGCCCGGAAGCACCTTCGCGGCCGAACGCGTCGGCCGCGGCGTCGACCCGTACCTGTCCGAGCCCGAATACCCGCACACGTGGTCGCACGACGACCACACGACGGCGTCGCGCGGGGAGGTGCTCGGCCACCCGGCGGTCAAGCTGCTGATCCGCAACCCGGAGATGACCAGCGACCTGATGGCCGAGGCGGTGACCTCGCTGCTCGGCGACTCGGTCGTGGCGACCTACTCGACGAACTCGGGTCTGGTGGAGATCTCCCCGCAGGGCGTCACCAAGGCAACGGGTCTCGCCGAGGTGGCCGAACGCGAGGGTGTGGACGCGGCGGACGTGGTGGCGTTCGGCGACATGCCCAACGACGTGCCGATGCTGCACTGGGCCGGGCACGGCGTCGCCGTGGCCAACGCGCACCCGGAGGTGCTCGCGGTGGCCGACGAGGTCACCGATGCGCATTCGGCCGACGGGGTGGCGCAGGTGGTCGAGCGGTGGTTCTGA